In Quercus lobata isolate SW786 chromosome 12, ValleyOak3.0 Primary Assembly, whole genome shotgun sequence, a genomic segment contains:
- the LOC115970651 gene encoding uncharacterized protein LOC115970651, producing the protein MFYTGGLPYNFARNPYYRSSYSYAATYTIQGYVPPGYNALRTTLLQKERAHFERLLKPIKDFWLENGVSIIFDGWSNPQRRALINIMAVSNGGLVFIKAIDGSGEFKDKHYIAKVLKDAIKGSGHEKVVQVITDNASVMKSVGAFIEVADTRFASVVVMLKRLKLIKRCLQAMAISDQWASYREDDVGNAQKVKDMILSDLWWDTVDYILEFTTPIYDMLRVADIDKHCLHLVYEMWDSMIEKVKVAIYRHEGFEDDEYSSFWGMVYYSIEWLLEDPKCISPHRDHEISMERSKCLDRYFEDENDLREVKVEFATFSRWRFPSPDALTDRWALQPLVWWQYHGSSFLTLQTLVLKLLGQPYSSSCAKRN; encoded by the exons ATGTTTTACACTGGTGGACTTCCGTATAACTTTGCAAGGAACCCATATTATCGTAGTTCCTATTCATATGCTGCTACCTATACCATTCAGGGTTATGTTCCTCCTGGATACAATGCTTTGAGAACAACActtttgcaaaaagaaagagcTCATTTTGAAAGACTTTTGAAACCAATTAAGGACTTTTGGCTTGAAAATGGTGTAAGTATAATTTTTGATGGATGGTCAAATCCACAAAGGAGGgctcttattaatattatggcTGTATCAAACGGGGGTCTTGTGTTTATAAAGGCAATTGATGGGTCAGGTGAGTTCAAAGACAAACATTATATTGCTAAGGTGTTGAAGGATGCTATAAAAGGGAGTGGACATGAAAAAGTTGTCCAAGTCATCACTGATAATGCTAGTGTGATGAAGTCTGTTGGAGCTTTTATTGAAG TTGCTGATACTAGATTTGCTTCAGTTGTTGTAATGCTAAAAAGgttgaagttgataaaaagatGCCTTCAAGCCATGGCTATTAGTGACCAATGGGCTTCTTATAGGGAGGATGATGTTGGAAATGCTCAAAAGGTGAAAGATATGATTCTAAGTGATCTTTGGTGGGATACTGTTGATTATATCCTTGAATTCACAACACCTATTTATGATATGCTACGAGTAGCCGACATAGATAAGCATTGTCTTCATCTTGTGTATGAGATGTGGGATTCGATGATAGAGAAGGTGAAGGTAGCAATATATCGGCATGAAGGCTTCGAAGATGATGAGTATAGCTCATTTTGGGGTATGGT GTATTACTCCATTGAATGGCTTTTAGAGGATCCAAAATGCATCTCTCCACATCGGGATCATGAAATTTCTATGGAAAGGAGCAAGTGTTTGGATCGATACTTTGAAGATGAGAATGACTTAAGGGAGGTAAAAGTTGAGTTTGCTACATTTTCAAGATGGAGGTTTCCTTCACCAGATGCCTTGACAGATAGGTGGGCGTTACAACCTTTGGTTTGGTGGCAATACCATGGCTCCTCATTTCTAACTCTTCAAACCCTTGTCCTTAAACTTCTTGGACAACCTTATTCATCCTCATGTGCTAAGAGGAATTAG